In the genome of Methylotenera mobilis JLW8, the window TGCTTGATCTTGCGTTGCAGTATCAAGCGCAACCAAAGCACTGACTCTAGTATTAGATAGGTATCTCGCCCCGTCACGCGTGGCTTTGGTTAAAGCATCGTAGTACCAGAAAGCTCGGCCAAACTCCACAATCCCTGCCACAAACATCAGCAATAACACCAATAGCAGGGCAAACTCTATAGCTGCAGCGCCTTGCTGCCTTGCTAGCCCCAGCCTACTGTTAAATTTTAGTTGTGTGATTTTCATGATTATCTGTAAAGCTTAATATCACTCGTTGGTAAAGGAGTTGGTAACAATCCACCAAACTCAACGAAAACATCTTTCGCCGTCGGAACAGACCTTGTCTGCATCAGAAAGCGGCCTACCCCCAGCACGGTAGCTGGCCTACAAACACCGCCGGCAGTAGTGCAGTCAATAATCACCATATTCAGCACCCTACGTCCTTGTTTACCCGGTTGGACAGACACAGGCGGCGCTGTAAAGAAGTTTCCGCTCCCTTGTGCATAGGGCGATGGCTCTGGGTAAGACGTAGCCGTATTACCTGGGTATAAAGTTGGCCACTGTGCTACCGTTGCACCAGCTCTGCGAAAGCCAG includes:
- a CDS encoding TadE/TadG family type IV pilus assembly protein, with amino-acid sequence MKITQLKFNSRLGLARQQGAAAIEFALLLVLLLMFVAGIVEFGRAFWYYDALTKATRDGARYLSNTRVSALVALDTATQDQAKTMVVNAATQAQVPSFTSADVTVTCEPNCDTPVYVIVAINAYPITIGGLIPIFLPVGSTTWATTLSPFTAMRYMH